A genome region from Rhodanobacter thiooxydans includes the following:
- a CDS encoding DUF6587 family protein codes for MSTGLLMQYVVIALAVLASVWIVLRKLARKTTNRWLAAASIQFSRSGRGALARAIGRCLQPAEATGDCSDGCSTCGACGPKPPAAARASEPMPLEFRPRR; via the coding sequence ATGAGCACCGGGCTGCTGATGCAGTACGTGGTGATCGCCCTGGCGGTGCTGGCCAGCGTGTGGATCGTGTTGCGCAAGCTGGCCCGGAAAACGACCAACCGCTGGCTGGCTGCGGCGTCCATCCAGTTCAGCCGGTCCGGCCGCGGCGCGTTGGCGCGCGCGATCGGCCGGTGCCTGCAACCGGCCGAGGCCACCGGTGATTGCAGCGACGGCTGCAGCACCTGCGGCGCCTGCGGCCCCAAGCCACCGGCGGCGGCACGAGCCAGCGAACCGATGCCGCTGGAGTTTCGCCCGCGCCGTTGA
- the rpsT gene encoding 30S ribosomal protein S20, which translates to MANIKSAKKRARQSEQRRLRNISARSMVRTALKKVVKAIDAKDKAGAVAAFSAAQPVMDRYAARGLIHKNKAARHKSRLNAKIRELA; encoded by the coding sequence TTGGCCAACATCAAGTCCGCGAAGAAGCGCGCGCGCCAGTCCGAACAGCGCCGCCTGCGCAACATCAGCGCACGCTCCATGGTCCGCACCGCCCTGAAGAAGGTCGTCAAGGCCATCGACGCCAAGGACAAGGCCGGCGCCGTCGCCGCGTTCAGCGCCGCCCAGCCGGTGATGGACCGCTACGCCGCCCGCGGCCTGATCCACAAGAACAAGGCCGCCCGTCACAAGAGCCGTCTGAACGCGAAGATCCGCGAACTGGCGTAA
- the murJ gene encoding murein biosynthesis integral membrane protein MurJ yields the protein MKSPSMLRGLLSFSSMTMVSRVLGLVRDMSINAAFGANGATDAFWVAFRIPNFMRRLFAEGSFSTAFVPVFTEVKETGTHAQLKELMARVSGTLGGVLLLITALGIIFAPQVTVLFSPGAIDEPVKFGLTVELLRLTFPFLLFVSLTALCGGALNSFHRFALPALTPVILNLCMIAGALWLSKRLQTPILAMGWAILAAGILQLLFQLPALRGLDLLTLPRWGWSHPQVRKIMRLMVPTLFGSSVAQINLLFDTVIASLLVVGSQSWLSQADRFLELPLGVFGVALGTVILPSLSRHHVTTDTAGFSHALDWGLRVTLLIAVPAMFALMLLAGPLVATLFQHGHWSAHDTHMATLSITALSFGLPAFALVKVLLPAFYARQDTRTPVRAAVASLLANMLLNVVFLALLFELWAPAELKRLPWMDGLARLPGLHMALGMASAVAAYVNLWLLWHWLKQAGVYQRQPGWPRHLLRLAAACAAMVALLLAGLWWWPNWTHGVPVLTRLWHLAALVLAGGAGYVAVLFAGGFRLRDLRAA from the coding sequence ATGAAGTCCCCCAGCATGCTCCGCGGGCTGCTCTCGTTCAGCAGCATGACGATGGTCTCGCGGGTGCTCGGCCTGGTGCGCGACATGTCGATCAACGCCGCGTTCGGCGCCAATGGCGCCACCGACGCGTTCTGGGTGGCATTCCGCATTCCCAACTTCATGCGCCGGCTGTTTGCCGAGGGTTCGTTCTCCACCGCCTTCGTGCCGGTATTCACGGAAGTGAAGGAAACCGGCACCCATGCGCAACTGAAGGAGTTGATGGCGCGGGTATCGGGCACGCTGGGCGGGGTGCTGCTGCTGATCACCGCGCTCGGGATCATCTTTGCGCCGCAGGTGACTGTGCTGTTTTCGCCCGGCGCGATCGACGAGCCGGTGAAGTTCGGCCTCACCGTCGAGCTGCTGCGGCTGACCTTCCCGTTCCTGCTGTTCGTGTCGTTGACTGCGCTGTGTGGCGGCGCGCTGAACAGCTTCCACCGTTTTGCGCTGCCGGCGCTGACCCCGGTGATCCTCAATCTGTGCATGATCGCCGGCGCGCTGTGGCTGTCGAAGCGGCTGCAGACGCCGATTCTGGCGATGGGCTGGGCGATCCTGGCGGCCGGTATCCTGCAGTTGCTGTTCCAGTTGCCGGCGCTGCGCGGGCTGGACCTGCTGACCCTGCCGCGCTGGGGCTGGAGCCATCCGCAGGTGCGCAAGATCATGCGGCTGATGGTGCCGACCCTGTTCGGCTCGTCGGTGGCGCAGATCAACCTGCTGTTCGACACGGTGATCGCCTCGCTGCTGGTGGTCGGCTCGCAGAGCTGGCTGTCGCAGGCGGACCGTTTCCTGGAGCTGCCGCTGGGCGTGTTCGGCGTGGCGCTGGGCACGGTGATCCTGCCCTCGCTGTCGCGCCATCACGTCACCACCGACACCGCCGGCTTCTCGCACGCGCTGGACTGGGGCCTGCGGGTCACCCTGCTGATCGCGGTGCCGGCGATGTTCGCACTGATGCTGCTGGCCGGACCGCTGGTGGCCACGCTGTTTCAGCACGGGCACTGGAGCGCGCACGACACTCACATGGCGACGCTGTCGATCACCGCGCTGAGCTTCGGCCTGCCGGCGTTCGCGCTGGTGAAGGTGCTGCTGCCGGCGTTCTACGCGCGCCAGGACACGCGCACGCCAGTGCGCGCGGCGGTGGCCTCGCTGCTGGCCAACATGCTGCTGAACGTGGTGTTCCTGGCGCTGCTGTTCGAGCTGTGGGCGCCGGCGGAGCTGAAACGCTTGCCGTGGATGGACGGCCTGGCCCGGTTGCCGGGCCTGCACATGGCGTTGGGCATGGCCAGCGCGGTGGCGGCCTACGTGAACCTGTGGCTGCTGTGGCATTGGCTGAAGCAGGCCGGTGTGTACCAGCGCCAGCCGGGCTGGCCGCGACATCTGCTGCGGCTGGCGGCGGCCTGCGCGGCGATGGTGGCGTTGCTGCTGGCAGGCCTGTGGTGGTGGCCGAACTGGACCCATGGCGTGCCGGTGCTGACCCGGCTGTGGCACCTGGCCGCGCTGGTGCTGGCCGGCGGGGCCGGTTATGTGGCCGTGCTGTTCGCCGGCGGCTTCCGTCTGCGCGACCTGCGGGCTGCGTGA
- a CDS encoding bifunctional riboflavin kinase/FAD synthetase, translating into MMRLSRDVAGPCLAPRGSVIAVGAFDGLHRGHQALLSQVRERAQALGCSPVVVSFEPLPRAFFSPAPVPRLSSVREKLRGFAAACMEHTLLLRFNRALTLMPAEDFVRRVLVERLATREVWVGGDFRFGNGRGGDVALLERMGAQLGFRACAMPTIQLDGARVSASRVRALLAAGEFTGVEPLLGRPFVIDGRVEYGNQLGRTLGYPTANIHLQQRVSPVQGIFAVRVGLGEGECSWPGVASLGVRPTVNEVVEPLLEVHLFDFEGDLYGQRMAVQFVAKLRDEQKFDGLEPLKAQMALDARRARELLGMNPRLAEA; encoded by the coding sequence ATGATGAGACTTTCCCGGGATGTCGCAGGCCCTTGCCTGGCGCCGCGCGGCAGCGTGATCGCGGTCGGCGCGTTCGACGGGCTGCATCGCGGCCACCAGGCATTGCTGAGCCAGGTGCGCGAACGCGCACAGGCGCTCGGCTGCAGCCCGGTGGTGGTGAGCTTCGAACCGCTGCCGCGGGCGTTCTTCTCGCCGGCGCCGGTGCCGCGGTTGTCCAGCGTGCGCGAGAAGCTGCGCGGCTTTGCCGCCGCCTGCATGGAGCACACCCTGCTGCTGCGCTTCAACCGGGCGCTGACCCTGATGCCGGCCGAGGACTTCGTGCGACGGGTGCTGGTCGAGCGGCTGGCCACGCGCGAGGTCTGGGTGGGTGGCGATTTTCGTTTCGGCAACGGGCGCGGTGGCGACGTGGCGCTGCTGGAGCGCATGGGGGCGCAGCTCGGCTTCCGCGCCTGCGCCATGCCGACGATCCAGCTCGACGGCGCGCGCGTATCGGCCAGCCGCGTGCGTGCCTTGCTCGCCGCTGGCGAGTTTACCGGGGTCGAACCGCTGCTGGGCCGGCCGTTCGTGATCGACGGCAGGGTGGAATACGGCAACCAGCTCGGTCGCACACTCGGCTACCCCACCGCCAACATCCATCTGCAGCAGCGGGTCAGCCCGGTGCAGGGCATCTTCGCGGTGCGCGTGGGGCTGGGCGAGGGCGAATGCAGCTGGCCCGGCGTGGCCAGCCTCGGCGTGCGCCCCACCGTGAACGAGGTCGTCGAGCCGCTGCTGGAAGTGCACCTGTTCGACTTCGAGGGCGACCTGTATGGCCAGCGTATGGCGGTGCAGTTCGTCGCCAAGCTGCGCGACGAGCAGAAGTTCGACGGATTGGAACCGCTCAAGGCGCAGATGGCGCTGGATGCGCGCCGGGCGCGCGAGCTGCTGGGCATGAACCCGCGGCTGGCCGAGGCGTGA
- a CDS encoding AbrB/MazE/SpoVT family DNA-binding domain-containing protein, whose translation MQVSKWGNSLAIRLPAAVVDALQLRDGDDIEVRVAGARVFEVKKEPGRQELLQRLRKFRGRLPAGFVFERDGAHER comes from the coding sequence ATGCAGGTTTCGAAGTGGGGCAACAGTCTGGCGATTCGCCTGCCCGCCGCGGTGGTCGATGCGCTGCAGCTGCGCGATGGCGACGACATCGAGGTGCGCGTTGCCGGTGCGCGCGTGTTCGAGGTGAAAAAGGAACCCGGCCGGCAGGAACTGCTGCAGCGGTTGCGCAAGTTCCGCGGACGGCTTCCCGCAGGTTTCGTGTTCGAGCGTGATGGCGCGCATGAGCGCTAA
- a CDS encoding PIN domain-containing protein translates to MSAKAFIDSNIVLYLLSADTGKADRAEAVIAAGGVVSVQVLNEVTSVARRKLGMSWSETAEVLAGLRAVCPVESLTADTHDTGRRLAERYGLSVYDAMIASSALLAGCNRLYSEDMQHGLLIDRQLRVCNPFIGPS, encoded by the coding sequence ATGAGCGCTAAGGCGTTCATCGACAGCAATATCGTGCTGTACCTGTTGTCGGCGGACACCGGCAAGGCCGATCGCGCCGAGGCCGTGATCGCGGCTGGTGGCGTGGTCAGCGTGCAGGTGTTGAACGAAGTGACCAGCGTCGCCCGGCGCAAACTGGGCATGAGCTGGAGCGAGACCGCCGAAGTGCTCGCCGGGTTGCGCGCCGTCTGCCCGGTGGAGTCATTGACCGCCGATACCCATGACACCGGGCGGCGGCTGGCGGAGCGGTACGGCTTGTCGGTGTACGACGCGATGATTGCCTCGTCGGCGCTGCTGGCCGGCTGTAACCGGCTTTATTCCGAGGACATGCAGCACGGATTGCTGATCGATCGGCAATTGCGCGTATGCAATCCGTTCATTGGACCGTCCTGA
- a CDS encoding isoleucine--tRNA ligase, translating into MTHDYKSTINLPQTDFPMRGDLPKREPGWLAEWERVGRYAQIQRKTAHRDSVFVLHDGPPYANGSIHIGHAVNKILKDMVVKSKLLAGQRAPYVPGWDCHGLPIEIAVEKKYGKPGEKLDAAQFRQKCREYAQQQIDDQRAGFRRLGVLGDWEHPYRTMDFKYEADMLRALARIVSNGHVVRGAKPVYWCFDCASALAEAEIEYGDKVSPAVDVAYDAVDPKALAAKFGVDAGDAIVAIPIWTTTPWTLPESQAVSLGGGLEYALIEGPLRDGRRVLLVVASALVDKVRARYSLLPSGEGARRADEGTAGAQPPRALEPSPPTPLTREGTPLGSPTGEGSQVFGHAEGKALEGLKLHHPFYPREVPVILGEHVSAEDGTGAVHTSPDHGVEDFVVAREYGIGLLNYIGSRGSYRADTPAADGLELAGMHIWKANDAIVELLRQRGVLLAFAKIEHSYPNCWRHKTPVIYRTTPQWFISMEQAQLRETALTSIKNVRWVPGWGEERIAGMVAGRPDWCISRQRTWGVPIALFVHKATQEPHPDSVALLEQVAKKVEQGGIDAWFALDAAELLGDQASDYEKVTDVLDVWFDSGVTHYAVIGQRPELQQGRASHYKVMYLEGSDQHRGWFQSSLLTSAAIHGRAPYNEVLTHGFAVDANGRKMSKSLGNVVAPQKVMDTLGADVLRLWVASADYRNEMTVSDEILKRVSDAYRRIRNTARFLLGNLDGFDPAKHLLPVEDSVLLDQWAVQQAYDVQQAVTAAYERYDYPEVVSRIQNFCTNELGALYLDITKDRLYTMPTDSRGRRSAQSAMYRIAEAMVRWLAPILSFTAEEIWQAMPGERGDSVLFETWYDGLAATQASPEQRHWWADLLAIRETAARVLEGMRKAERIGAALEAKLVVHADVATQARYAEVADELRFFFITSEFTLAPVTPRADDAARVELDGVEAWVSAEVSGAAKCVRCWHRRDDVGSHAEHPELCSRCVGNVEGPGENRRWF; encoded by the coding sequence ATGACCCACGATTACAAGAGCACGATCAACCTGCCGCAGACGGATTTCCCGATGCGTGGCGATTTGCCGAAGCGCGAGCCCGGCTGGCTGGCGGAGTGGGAGCGGGTCGGTCGCTATGCGCAGATCCAGCGCAAGACCGCGCACCGCGACAGCGTGTTCGTGCTGCACGACGGCCCGCCGTACGCGAACGGATCGATCCACATCGGCCATGCGGTCAACAAGATCCTCAAGGACATGGTGGTCAAGTCCAAGCTGCTGGCCGGCCAGCGCGCGCCCTACGTGCCGGGCTGGGACTGCCACGGCTTGCCGATCGAGATCGCGGTGGAGAAGAAGTACGGCAAGCCGGGCGAGAAGCTCGACGCCGCCCAGTTCCGCCAGAAGTGCCGCGAGTACGCCCAGCAGCAGATCGACGACCAGCGCGCCGGCTTCAGGCGGCTCGGCGTGCTCGGCGACTGGGAGCATCCGTACCGCACGATGGATTTCAAGTACGAGGCCGACATGCTGCGTGCACTGGCGCGCATCGTTTCCAACGGTCACGTGGTGCGCGGCGCCAAGCCGGTGTACTGGTGCTTCGACTGCGCCTCGGCGCTGGCCGAGGCGGAAATCGAATACGGCGACAAGGTCTCGCCCGCAGTCGATGTGGCGTATGACGCGGTCGACCCGAAAGCGCTGGCGGCGAAGTTCGGCGTGGATGCCGGCGACGCCATCGTCGCCATCCCGATCTGGACCACCACGCCGTGGACCTTGCCGGAAAGCCAGGCGGTGTCGCTCGGCGGTGGCCTCGAATATGCGTTGATCGAGGGTCCGCTGCGTGACGGCAGGCGGGTGCTGCTCGTCGTCGCCAGCGCGCTGGTCGACAAGGTGCGCGCCCGCTATTCCCTTCTCCCCTCGGGAGAAGGTGCCCGCAGGGCGGATGAGGGTACGGCCGGAGCGCAGCCTCCCCGCGCGCTCGAACCCTCACCCCCAACCCCTCTCACCCGCGAGGGGACTCCCTTGGGGTCGCCGACGGGAGAGGGGAGCCAAGTGTTCGGTCATGCCGAAGGCAAGGCGCTGGAAGGCCTCAAGCTGCACCATCCGTTCTACCCGCGCGAAGTGCCGGTGATCCTCGGCGAGCACGTCAGCGCCGAGGACGGTACCGGTGCGGTGCATACCTCACCCGACCACGGCGTCGAGGATTTCGTGGTGGCGCGCGAGTACGGCATCGGCCTGCTCAACTACATCGGCTCGCGCGGCAGCTACCGCGCCGACACGCCGGCGGCCGACGGTCTCGAACTGGCCGGCATGCATATCTGGAAGGCGAACGACGCCATCGTCGAGCTGCTGCGCCAACGCGGTGTGCTGCTGGCGTTCGCGAAGATCGAACACAGCTATCCGAACTGCTGGCGGCACAAGACGCCGGTGATCTACCGCACCACGCCGCAGTGGTTCATCTCGATGGAGCAGGCGCAATTGCGCGAGACGGCGCTCACCTCGATCAAGAACGTGCGCTGGGTGCCGGGCTGGGGCGAGGAGCGCATCGCCGGCATGGTCGCCGGGCGCCCGGACTGGTGCATCAGCCGCCAGCGCACCTGGGGCGTGCCGATCGCGCTGTTCGTGCACAAGGCCACGCAGGAGCCGCACCCGGATTCCGTCGCGCTGCTGGAGCAAGTCGCGAAGAAAGTGGAGCAGGGCGGCATCGACGCGTGGTTCGCGCTGGACGCGGCCGAACTGCTCGGCGACCAGGCGAGCGACTACGAGAAAGTCACCGACGTGCTGGACGTCTGGTTCGATTCCGGCGTCACCCACTACGCGGTGATCGGCCAGCGCCCGGAACTGCAGCAGGGCAGGGCGTCGCACTACAAGGTGATGTACCTGGAAGGCTCCGACCAGCACCGCGGCTGGTTCCAGTCGTCGCTGCTGACCTCGGCGGCGATCCATGGCCGCGCGCCGTACAACGAGGTACTCACCCACGGCTTCGCGGTGGACGCGAACGGCCGCAAGATGTCCAAGTCGCTGGGCAACGTGGTGGCGCCGCAGAAGGTGATGGACACGCTGGGCGCCGACGTGCTTCGCCTGTGGGTGGCCTCGGCCGACTACCGCAACGAGATGACCGTTTCCGACGAGATCCTCAAGCGCGTCTCCGATGCGTACCGCCGCATCCGCAACACCGCGCGCTTCCTGCTCGGCAACCTCGACGGCTTCGATCCGGCGAAACACCTGCTGCCGGTGGAAGACAGCGTGCTGCTCGACCAGTGGGCGGTGCAGCAGGCGTACGACGTGCAGCAGGCGGTGACCGCCGCGTACGAGCGCTACGACTATCCCGAGGTGGTGTCGCGCATCCAGAACTTCTGCACCAACGAACTGGGCGCGCTGTACCTGGACATCACCAAGGACCGGCTCTACACCATGCCGACCGACAGCCGCGGCCGGCGCAGCGCGCAGAGCGCGATGTACCGCATTGCCGAGGCGATGGTGCGCTGGCTGGCGCCGATCCTCAGCTTCACCGCCGAGGAAATCTGGCAGGCGATGCCGGGCGAGCGTGGTGACAGCGTGCTGTTCGAAACCTGGTACGACGGACTCGCCGCCACCCAGGCTTCGCCGGAGCAGCGGCACTGGTGGGCCGACCTGCTGGCGATCCGCGAGACTGCTGCACGCGTGCTCGAGGGCATGCGCAAGGCCGAGCGGATCGGCGCGGCGCTGGAGGCGAAGCTGGTGGTTCATGCCGATGTCGCCACGCAGGCTCGCTACGCCGAGGTTGCCGACGAGCTGCGCTTTTTCTTCATCACCTCCGAGTTCACCTTGGCGCCCGTGACGCCGCGTGCGGACGATGCGGCGAGGGTGGAGCTGGACGGTGTCGAAGCCTGGGTTTCCGCCGAGGTCAGCGGTGCGGCCAAGTGTGTGCGCTGCTGGCATCGCCGCGACGACGTGGGCAGCCACGCTGAACACCCCGAGCTGTGCAGCCGCTGCGTCGGCAACGTGGAAGGGCCGGGCGAGAATCGTCGCTGGTTCTGA
- the lspA gene encoding signal peptidase II produces the protein MTSKPNALSWLWLSAAVIALDQLSKWWALSTLQPAGMPHPVIPGLLNWTLAFNTGAAFSFLAGGAGWQRWFFVLLALAIGAVLVAWLARTPRRDWRTALPLALIVGGAVGNLIDRLHAAQVTDFIHVYFRQWSYPVFNLADCGITVGAVMLIAFGLFAGKPADGVR, from the coding sequence ATGACCTCGAAACCCAATGCACTCTCCTGGCTGTGGCTGTCCGCCGCGGTCATCGCGCTCGACCAGCTCAGCAAGTGGTGGGCGTTGTCGACGCTGCAGCCGGCCGGCATGCCGCATCCGGTAATCCCCGGCCTCCTCAACTGGACGTTGGCGTTCAACACCGGCGCCGCCTTCAGTTTTCTCGCTGGTGGTGCGGGCTGGCAGCGCTGGTTCTTCGTGCTGCTGGCGCTGGCCATCGGCGCGGTGCTGGTGGCGTGGCTGGCGCGCACGCCGCGGCGCGACTGGCGCACCGCGCTGCCGCTGGCGCTGATCGTGGGTGGCGCGGTCGGCAACCTGATCGACCGCCTGCATGCGGCCCAGGTCACCGACTTCATCCACGTGTATTTCCGCCAGTGGAGCTACCCGGTGTTCAACCTCGCCGATTGCGGTATCACGGTGGGCGCGGTGATGCTGATCGCGTTCGGCCTGTTCGCCGGCAAGCCAGCGGACGGCGTGCGATAA
- the ispH gene encoding 4-hydroxy-3-methylbut-2-enyl diphosphate reductase, giving the protein MDILLANPRGFCAGVDRAIAIVERALESYGAPIYVRHEVVHNRYVVDKLRADGAVFVEELHEVPDGATVIFSAHGVSQAVREEAEQRHLKVFDATCPLVTKVHMEVARLGRTGRSVVLVGHAGHPEVEGTMGQWSRAHAGEILLVESVEDVATLAPKFPHALSYVTQTTLSVDDTKAIIAALRARFSDIEGPRKDDICYATQNRQDAVRRLADTVDLMLVVGSVNSSNSNRLRELAEKQGVRSFLIDGAEHIERSWLDGVTRIGLTAGASAPEKLVCDVIARLQSWGAGEVRELDGEAENITFALPKELRLVGGNGSASL; this is encoded by the coding sequence TTGGACATCCTGCTCGCCAACCCCCGCGGTTTCTGTGCCGGCGTCGATCGCGCCATCGCCATCGTCGAGCGCGCGCTGGAATCCTACGGCGCGCCGATCTACGTGCGCCACGAGGTGGTGCACAACCGCTACGTGGTCGACAAGCTGCGCGCCGACGGCGCGGTGTTCGTCGAGGAATTGCATGAGGTCCCCGACGGCGCCACCGTGATCTTCAGCGCGCACGGCGTGTCGCAGGCGGTGCGCGAGGAGGCCGAGCAGCGGCACCTCAAGGTGTTCGACGCCACCTGTCCGCTGGTCACCAAGGTGCACATGGAAGTGGCGCGGCTGGGGCGTACCGGGCGCAGCGTGGTGCTGGTCGGCCACGCCGGGCACCCCGAGGTCGAGGGCACCATGGGTCAGTGGAGCCGTGCCCATGCCGGCGAGATCCTGCTGGTGGAATCGGTGGAGGACGTGGCCACGCTCGCGCCGAAGTTCCCGCATGCGCTGTCCTACGTCACCCAGACCACGCTGTCGGTGGACGACACTAAGGCGATCATCGCCGCGCTGCGCGCGAGGTTCTCCGACATCGAGGGGCCGCGCAAGGACGACATCTGCTACGCCACGCAGAACCGCCAGGATGCGGTGCGCCGGCTGGCCGACACGGTCGACCTGATGCTGGTGGTCGGTTCGGTCAACAGCTCCAACTCCAACCGCCTGCGCGAGCTGGCCGAGAAGCAGGGCGTGCGCTCGTTCCTGATCGACGGCGCCGAGCACATCGAACGCAGCTGGCTCGACGGCGTAACCCGCATCGGCCTTACCGCCGGCGCCTCGGCCCCGGAAAAACTGGTGTGCGACGTGATCGCCCGCCTGCAGTCGTGGGGCGCCGGCGAGGTGCGCGAACTCGACGGTGAAGCGGAGAACATCACCTTCGCCCTGCCCAAGGAACTGCGCCTGGTCGGCGGTAACGGCTCGGCCAGCCTCTGA
- a CDS encoding SEL1-like repeat protein, which translates to MNIPVEPVSNTEATIDEAPGTERDGDAPPAADPMTAPTALVTEDTDSSGSTEHDDGSALAKLRRLVRDRTRFDDTDVNGVNETCVAQGLTIDATHALEARLESVGITGRSQPTGKGAQPSRSAITDAASDTGHRLNLGLDLLYTKLQNPATVYDELRDGLWLPAEAIHVELHRCSPCYGKGRVTCYTCSGSCTEICYNCGGAGRTSCTWCSSTGKVMCTRCSGTSTVTVGSMEYYTEQVWLGDRYDSQTKSRWVEKQVACNCSYGRVNCSYCVGQGRIGCVRCSTTGTITCRTCTGMGDLVCEPCEGSGRVGTAAWVEVHHKVKYGQNWLSPIDQRANEIGRRADVHAIASESGGLALAELHRTKDGMSGAVLAGYRGELDVLHLDVTHGEQNYHVVAYGVNRQWLDLNHIIRDLLNGDLEALRSALVSADTSGHAKARKERLTGPLRDVVESELNTALVEATLDGRSLVELHTLVSADYAEKLKDALLSALKRIYDDVAMHTWWQMPLVCSLVALATWQLNHPYWAMLPAVCALPMSLGLLHFQSSRVFESTLGDQARSDKALQYVRKAKHHRKGLWLHLLPSLLVLALSVVGAARQYTADRSSPVSSAPLARLGGDATLRQAMADCQSKTFAKARPALQRLAEQGNAQAYSCLAQALWEKSRNEQGPSSTSDRLAARDWALRAVDALPEDTEALLLAGQLTTMANQSPANVAKGVAMLKRAAAKGNGEAMHTLGLMYIMGGQIPKDSTQARHWFTEAANTGRADDMYNLGLMDWRGEGLPGPDKARARQWWNKAASHGDARARQALAQEGLDSH; encoded by the coding sequence GTGAATATCCCTGTCGAGCCTGTCTCCAACACTGAAGCAACGATCGACGAAGCACCAGGCACGGAGCGTGATGGTGACGCGCCCCCGGCAGCCGATCCGATGACGGCGCCCACAGCATTGGTGACGGAGGATACCGATTCGAGTGGATCCACGGAGCATGATGATGGCTCGGCGCTCGCCAAGCTGCGGCGCTTGGTTCGCGACCGCACCCGCTTCGACGATACGGATGTCAATGGCGTGAACGAAACCTGCGTAGCGCAGGGATTGACCATCGATGCCACGCACGCATTGGAAGCCCGACTCGAGTCGGTGGGGATCACCGGGCGCAGCCAGCCGACCGGCAAGGGAGCCCAACCTTCGCGTAGCGCGATTACCGACGCGGCGTCCGATACTGGCCACCGCCTGAACTTGGGCCTGGACCTGCTCTACACGAAGCTCCAGAACCCGGCGACCGTCTACGACGAACTGCGCGACGGACTCTGGCTCCCTGCGGAAGCGATCCACGTTGAACTGCATCGATGCAGTCCCTGCTACGGCAAGGGACGCGTCACCTGCTACACGTGCTCGGGAAGTTGCACGGAAATCTGCTACAACTGCGGCGGCGCCGGCCGAACGAGCTGCACGTGGTGCTCGAGCACCGGCAAGGTCATGTGCACGCGCTGTTCCGGAACCTCGACCGTCACCGTCGGCTCGATGGAGTACTACACGGAGCAGGTGTGGCTGGGAGATCGCTACGACTCCCAAACCAAGTCCCGCTGGGTGGAAAAACAGGTCGCCTGCAACTGCAGCTATGGCCGGGTCAACTGCAGTTACTGCGTTGGCCAGGGCCGGATCGGCTGCGTCAGGTGCTCGACGACCGGAACCATCACGTGCCGGACCTGCACGGGCATGGGCGACCTGGTCTGCGAACCATGCGAAGGTTCCGGGCGAGTGGGCACGGCCGCTTGGGTGGAGGTCCACCACAAGGTAAAATACGGCCAAAACTGGCTTTCCCCCATCGACCAGCGGGCGAACGAGATCGGGCGCCGAGCGGACGTCCACGCCATCGCCAGCGAATCGGGGGGGCTTGCCCTTGCCGAGCTTCATCGCACAAAGGATGGAATGTCCGGTGCAGTGCTCGCCGGGTATCGGGGCGAACTGGATGTCCTTCATCTTGATGTCACCCACGGGGAACAGAACTATCACGTGGTCGCCTATGGCGTGAATCGTCAGTGGCTGGATCTGAACCACATCATCAGGGATCTGCTGAACGGCGATCTCGAAGCGCTGCGGTCAGCACTGGTCTCGGCCGACACCAGCGGCCACGCGAAGGCGCGCAAGGAGCGGCTTACCGGACCGTTGCGCGATGTGGTGGAATCCGAACTCAACACGGCGCTGGTCGAAGCCACGCTCGACGGTCGCTCACTGGTCGAACTGCATACGCTGGTTTCCGCCGATTACGCGGAGAAGCTGAAGGATGCGTTGCTGTCGGCGTTGAAACGCATCTACGACGACGTCGCCATGCATACCTGGTGGCAGATGCCGCTGGTTTGCAGTCTCGTTGCCTTGGCAACCTGGCAGCTGAACCATCCGTACTGGGCAATGCTTCCAGCCGTCTGCGCCTTGCCGATGTCTCTGGGCTTGCTGCATTTCCAGTCGAGTCGTGTTTTCGAAAGCACCCTTGGCGATCAGGCCCGGTCCGATAAGGCCCTGCAATATGTTCGCAAGGCCAAGCACCACCGCAAGGGGTTGTGGCTTCACCTGTTGCCTTCGCTGTTGGTGCTGGCGTTGTCGGTGGTCGGTGCTGCCCGTCAGTACACCGCCGACAGGAGCTCGCCTGTGTCCTCCGCACCCTTGGCTCGCCTGGGCGGGGATGCGACGCTGCGGCAGGCAATGGCCGATTGCCAGAGCAAGACATTTGCCAAGGCGCGGCCAGCGCTCCAGAGGCTGGCAGAGCAGGGCAATGCACAGGCCTATTCCTGCCTGGCACAGGCCCTATGGGAGAAGTCCAGGAACGAGCAGGGGCCATCCTCCACGTCCGATCGCCTGGCGGCGAGGGACTGGGCACTGAGGGCGGTGGACGCATTGCCGGAAGATACCGAGGCACTGCTCTTGGCGGGGCAGCTCACGACGATGGCGAATCAGTCACCGGCCAACGTGGCAAAGGGCGTGGCGATGCTCAAACGCGCAGCCGCCAAGGGCAACGGTGAGGCGATGCACACACTGGGGCTGATGTATATCATGGGTGGCCAGATCCCAAAAGATTCCACGCAGGCCCGCCATTGGTTTACAGAGGCGGCCAACACGGGGCGTGCTGATGACATGTACAACCTGGGGTTGATGGACTGGCGGGGCGAAGGCCTGCCAGGTCCTGACAAGGCACGTGCACGGCAGTGGTGGAACAAGGCAGCAAGCCACGGCGATGCACGCGCCCGACAGGCGCTGGCGCAAGAAGGGCTGGATAGCCACTGA